The genomic window TGTATGAATTTGTGCAAGGTTGCTTCAGCAGCACGCTGCTCATTTCAGATGAAATCAAATCATAAAGCTGATAGGCTGATGCCTATGTCAGAGCTTCTTGTTATTTTCCCCTGGGCCCTGTTGGGTGGGGGCGTAATTGTATTGATTGTGCTGCTGCTCAGACGCCCGCCGGCGTCTGGTCAGGACACATCAGAGCTGGCTGATCTGCGCGGTCAGCTGGCGATGCTGAGCCAGCATAACCAGCAACAGCAGCAGGCCCAGATTGATCAGATGGCTGCCTTGTCTAAGCGGCTTGAAGATTCGCTTGCTGGGATGAGCCAGCGCATGGGGCAGTCCTTGCAGGATCAGACGGAGAAGACACATAAAAATCTCACTGATTTATCTGCGCGGCTGGCTGTGATTGATGCGGCGAATGCCAAAATTTCTGAACTGACCGGCCAGGTCACCCAGCTGCATAATATTCTGGCCAATAAAACGGACAGAGGCGCTTTTGGCGAGGTTCAGCTGGAAAATCTGGTGCGTAATGTGCTGCCGCCTAATGCCTATGAATTCCAGTTTCAGCTGTCAAACGGGCGGCGGGCCGATTGTGTGCTGAAACTGCCTAACCCGCCTGGTGATATCATCATTGATTCGAAATTTCCGCTGGAAGCCTGGCATCAGCTGCAAAGGGCTGAAGATGAACCAGCCCGGCGGGCAGCCCGCAAACAATTAGGCGCAGATGTGCTCAAACATGTCCGGGATATTCAGGACCGCTATATTATTGCCGGGGAAACAGCTGAATCAGCCTGTATGTTTCTGCCGTCAGAAGCGGTTTATGCTGAACTTCATGCGCATCTTCCCGATATTGTTGAAAAATCTTATTCGGCCCGGGTCTGGATTGTTTCGCCAACCACAATGATGGCCACCTTAAATACGGTAAGGGCCATTTTGCGGGATGCACGCATGCGGGAACAGACAGCCTTGATCCAAAAGGAAATCGGTGTGCTGATTACCGATATTGAACGTCTGGATAAGCGGGTTGATAATCTGGATAAACATTTTGAACTGGCGGTGCGTGATGTGCGCGAGATTAAAACCTCAACAGGTAAAATCACCTCACGCGGACGGCGTATCGAAGATTATGATGTCAGCGATACCCCGCCTGAACCGGTGCTTCCCTCACAGCCAGACAAGCTGCCTGCTGACACAACGAACACTGTGTCAAAAAAAACCGATAACAGCCTATAACCGGCTTCTGGCTTTCATGGCCTGGGCCAATGTGCCGTCATCCAGATAGTTCAGCTCGCCACCAACGGGCACGCCATGGGCCAGACGGGTGACCTTGACCGGCAGATGCTCCAGCCGTTCGGCAATATAATGGGCGGTTGTCTGCCCATCCACTGTTGCGGATGTTGCCAGGATGATTTCCCCTTTTTCATCTGCCGGGTCTGTCTGCGGATGCGCCTCAATCCGGGCCACCCGCTGGATCAGCCTGTCAATACCCAGCTCACGCGGGCCGCGCCCGTCCAGGGCGCTTAATGTGCCGCCCAGCACATGATACAGGCCTGAAAAAATCCCTGCACGCTCTATCGCCCATAAATCAGACACATCCTCAACCACACAAATCCGGCGGCTGTCTCGCCGTGTATCGCGGCACAGGCTGCAGGTGTCACTTAAATCCAGATTGCCACAATCAACACAGGTGCGCACGGTCCGGGCCGCATGGTCCATTTCAGCGGCCAGGGGCAGCATGATCTGGTCACGGTTCTTCAGCAGATATAATGCCGTCCGACGGGCTGAACGCGGGCCCAGTCCAGGCAGGCGCGCCAGCCGTTGAATCAGCTGATCAAGAGGGTTCTGCGCCATAACTCGTCCTTATCTGGATGAAGATCTCAGAAGGGCAAGGACAGGCCTGGCGGCAGCGGCAGCCCGCCTGTCAGCTGCTTCAGCGCCTCAGCCTTTTTTGTATCTGCTTCTGATTTTGCATTATTTACCGCCAGCATCACCAATTCGGCCACTGCCTCACCATCACCGTCAGCCAGCAGCTCATCAGCGATAATCAGCTCAACAATCTCACCTTTGCCAGACAGGGTGGCAATCACTGCACCGCCGCCAACAGAGCTTTGAAACCGGCTAGCGTCGATCTCTTTTGTCATCTCTTCCATGCGGGCCTGCATGTCCTGGACTTTTTTCATCATGCCGCCAAGATTACGCATTATTCACCTCATCATTTAGCTGATCATCAAAGGCCGGGCTGTGCGGACGCACAGCTGTGATTTCGGCTCCTTCAAACTGGTCAAGAACAGCTTTAACCACCGGATGGGCGGCCACAGCTTGTTTGGCCTGTTCATCTGCCTGCCTGTCCAGTTCGGCCAGGGTGGCGCCCCCTTGCTCCTGCGCGGCAGACACCAGCCAGGGCTGGCCACTTTTCTGGCTCATAAACCGGGCCAGCTGGCCAAGCAACGCTTCAGATACATCGCCGTCAATCTGCACCTCCAGCTTGCCAGCAGACAGGCTGACCAGCCGCAGATGTTTGCGCAGGCGCGCAGCAAGGATTTTTTCCCCTTCCTCATCAAGGCAAGCGGCAATCTGCTGCAGCGATGAAAACATGTTCCCGCTCTCAGCGTGTATTTCCGGGCTGGCCTGACGGACAGACTGTTGATCTGGATTTGCCTGCAGCTCTGCTTCTGCTGCGCGGTAAGCGGTCACCTGTGCTTCGGTCACCTGTACTGTGGCCGGTGCAGGCGACTGGGCAACAGGCGCAGATGGCGCAGCTGCCTGAACAGCAGCAGAGGGCGTATCCGGGCGATGGTGCGGGGCGTCCGGCAGGGATTTAATAATTTCAGCCGGGGTCGGCATAGGCGCGATATGGGCCAGCCTGATCAGCACCATCTGTGCCGCTGTTTTCGGGTTTGGCGCGTCTCTTAACTCACGGTGACCGGCCAGCAACACCTGCCAGGCCCGGCCCAGACGTGCGATCCCTGTCTTGGCGATATCAGCCAGTATCTGGCGTTGCGTTTCCGGCTGATCTGTATTTTCTGCACCACTTGCCATCAGGCTGGCCAGATGCACCATATCCAGCATATCTGCCAGCAAAACATCTGCCTCTGCCCCCCCGGCATCAGCCGTACTGTATAAGGCCAGTGCGTCACTGATCTTCCCCTCAAGACAAGCTTGCAGCATGTTCAGGATCAGATCTGTATTGGCCTGACCCAGCATATCCAGAACCGCTTGTTCTGCGATATCATCGGCACTCATCGCTGCGGCCTGATCAAGCAGGGAAAGCGCATCTCTGACTGACCCTTCTGACGCTTTGGCGATATGCGCCAGCACATCGCCAGAGGCTTTGATGCCTTCTTGTTCAGAAATTGCGGACAGATGTTGACGCATCACATCAACCGGCACACGGCGCAGATCAAAGCGCTGGCATCTGGATAAAATGGTGACTGGGACTTTGCGGATTTCGGTTGTCGCAAAAATAAATTTCACATTATCAGGCGGCTCTTCCAGCGTTTTCAGCAGCGCGTTGAACGCACTGCGGGACAGCATATGAACCTCATCAATAATATAGATTTTAAAGCGGGCAGAGACTGGCCGGTACGCCGCCCCGTCAATGATATCACGCACATCATCCACACCAGTATTGCTGGCCGCATCCATTTCCAGAACATCGATATGGCGTCCGTCATTGATATCTCTGCACGGTCCGCACTGGCCACAAGGTGACATGGTCGGCCCGCCTGCACCGTCAGCCCCCTCACAATTCAGCCCCTTTGCCAGAATCCGCGCAGTTGATGTTTTGCCGACACCGCGCACACCGGTCAGGATAAAGGCATGTGCCAACCGGCCCAGCGCGATGGCATTGTTCAGCGTCTGTACAAGGGCGTCCTGCCCGATCATATGGGCAAATGATGCGGGTCTGTATTTACGGGCCAGAACTCGGTAGGGCTGTGATGATGTATCTGTCATGGCATATAGACTACCGGGTTATTATCAGCCTGACCAGACCCGCAGGCCGTTTGTCTGAACATCAGCTCTACAGCATGCAGGCAGGGTGAAGAACGGGGCAAAACTGTCTGGTAAATGAAAGGCTGGATGACCCGTCTGAAACAAGCTGTGGCTGCTTCCTTTCGGACCTGACCTGGGTCAACCTGACCAATCGTCCACCCAACCTTCCGCCCCGGATTATGCGCCAGTTGCGCTTGTTAAACAAGCCTTTTCAACGGGGTTCAGCTGATATTTATAGACCGCTCAGCCGCGGTTTGCCGGATAGCTGCCCAGGACTTTAATACCGCCATCGGTACAATAAAACTGCAGCTCTTCTAAGGCCTGTTTCATGGCGGGGCTGTCAATATGCCCTTCACAATCCACGTAAAACCGGGCGGCTTTCATCGATCCGTTCAGCATATAGGATTCCAGCTTGGTCAGATTGATGCTGTTGGTCGCAAATCCGCCCAGACATTTATATAAGACCGCTGGCACAGACCTGACCTCAAAAATCAGTGTTGTCATCGTCGGGCCATTCTGGTCAGGGGCAACGATGAACTCTCTGGACATCACCAAAAACCGGGTAGTGTTGGTGTTTTCATCCAGAATATCGGCATCCAGGACATCCAGATTATAGATCTCGGCCGCTAGGGCTGAGGCGACTGCACCCACATGCCGGTCACCGCGGGCGGCAATATCTTTGGCAGCGCCAGCTGTATCCATATGAATAACAGGCCTTATGCCACGGGCCAGAAGGGATTTGCGGCATTGCGCCAGCCCTTGTTCATGGCTGTGCACTTCTGTGACCTGATCAGCTGTTGTGCCTTTGATTCCTAACAGCTTGTGATGAACAGGCTGGTAATGCTCACCAACGATAAACAAACCTGATTCGGGCAGCAGATGATGAATATCAGCCACCCGTCCTGCGGTTGAATTTTCTACCGGTACCATGGCAAGGTCTGCTGCGCCTGTCTGTACCGCAGAAATCATATCAGAAAAACTGTCACATGGCAGCGGGGTGAAGTCAGGTGCATGCGCCTGACAGGCCATATGGGAATAGGCCCCTGGCACGCCCTGGAAGGCTATGTTTTGCTGTTCTGCCATCTTCTGCCTCTTTTGCCTTTATGCGTGGTTTATGTACTCTGTTTTGTCAGGCTTTTCAAATTTGTTCAGGGGGTCAGCCCAAACGGGCACGCGCAGCAGCCAGATCTTCTGCTGTATCAATGCCGCCCGGGGCGTCTTCAACAACCGCCACGCCAATATGCATGCCGGCTTCTAATGCGCGCAGCTGCTCAAGCTTTTCAGATATTTCAAGAGGTGAAGGCGGCAGTGCCACAAATTGCGCCAGGGCTGGCCGGCGCCAGCCATAAAGCCCGATATGATGGTAACAAGGGGCAGGCCCGTCCGGGATTGCG from SAR116 cluster alpha proteobacterium HIMB100 includes these protein-coding regions:
- a CDS encoding hypothetical protein (PFAM: RmuC family), with the translated sequence MSELLVIFPWALLGGGVIVLIVLLLRRPPASGQDTSELADLRGQLAMLSQHNQQQQQAQIDQMAALSKRLEDSLAGMSQRMGQSLQDQTEKTHKNLTDLSARLAVIDAANAKISELTGQVTQLHNILANKTDRGAFGEVQLENLVRNVLPPNAYEFQFQLSNGRRADCVLKLPNPPGDIIIDSKFPLEAWHQLQRAEDEPARRAARKQLGADVLKHVRDIQDRYIIAGETAESACMFLPSEAVYAELHAHLPDIVEKSYSARVWIVSPTTMMATLNTVRAILRDARMREQTALIQKEIGVLITDIERLDKRVDNLDKHFELAVRDVREIKTSTGKITSRGRRIEDYDVSDTPPEPVLPSQPDKLPADTTNTVSKKTDNSL
- a CDS encoding recombination protein RecR (PFAM: Toprim domain; RecR protein~TIGRFAM: recombination protein RecR), translated to MAQNPLDQLIQRLARLPGLGPRSARRTALYLLKNRDQIMLPLAAEMDHAARTVRTCVDCGNLDLSDTCSLCRDTRRDSRRICVVEDVSDLWAIERAGIFSGLYHVLGGTLSALDGRGPRELGIDRLIQRVARIEAHPQTDPADEKGEIILATSATVDGQTTAHYIAERLEHLPVKVTRLAHGVPVGGELNYLDDGTLAQAMKARSRL
- a CDS encoding conserved hypothetical protein TIGR00103 (PFAM: Uncharacterised BCR, YbaB family COG0718~TIGRFAM: DNA-binding protein, YbaB/EbfC family) encodes the protein MRNLGGMMKKVQDMQARMEEMTKEIDASRFQSSVGGGAVIATLSGKGEIVELIIADELLADGDGEAVAELVMLAVNNAKSEADTKKAEALKQLTGGLPLPPGLSLPF
- a CDS encoding DNA polymerase III, subunit gamma/tau (PFAM: ATPase family associated with various cellular activities (AAA); DNA polymerase III subunits gamma and tau domain III; DNA polymerase III gamma and tau subunits C terminal~TIGRFAM: DNA polymerase III, subunit gamma and tau), translating into MTDTSSQPYRVLARKYRPASFAHMIGQDALVQTLNNAIALGRLAHAFILTGVRGVGKTSTARILAKGLNCEGADGAGGPTMSPCGQCGPCRDINDGRHIDVLEMDAASNTGVDDVRDIIDGAAYRPVSARFKIYIIDEVHMLSRSAFNALLKTLEEPPDNVKFIFATTEIRKVPVTILSRCQRFDLRRVPVDVMRQHLSAISEQEGIKASGDVLAHIAKASEGSVRDALSLLDQAAAMSADDIAEQAVLDMLGQANTDLILNMLQACLEGKISDALALYSTADAGGAEADVLLADMLDMVHLASLMASGAENTDQPETQRQILADIAKTGIARLGRAWQVLLAGHRELRDAPNPKTAAQMVLIRLAHIAPMPTPAEIIKSLPDAPHHRPDTPSAAVQAAAPSAPVAQSPAPATVQVTEAQVTAYRAAEAELQANPDQQSVRQASPEIHAESGNMFSSLQQIAACLDEEGEKILAARLRKHLRLVSLSAGKLEVQIDGDVSEALLGQLARFMSQKSGQPWLVSAAQEQGGATLAELDRQADEQAKQAVAAHPVVKAVLDQFEGAEITAVRPHSPAFDDQLNDEVNNA
- a CDS encoding prephenate dehydratase (PFAM: Prephenate dehydratase); this encodes MAEQQNIAFQGVPGAYSHMACQAHAPDFTPLPCDSFSDMISAVQTGAADLAMVPVENSTAGRVADIHHLLPESGLFIVGEHYQPVHHKLLGIKGTTADQVTEVHSHEQGLAQCRKSLLARGIRPVIHMDTAGAAKDIAARGDRHVGAVASALAAEIYNLDVLDADILDENTNTTRFLVMSREFIVAPDQNGPTMTTLIFEVRSVPAVLYKCLGGFATNSINLTKLESYMLNGSMKAARFYVDCEGHIDSPAMKQALEELQFYCTDGGIKVLGSYPANRG